The Streptomyces sp. Mut1 genome window below encodes:
- a CDS encoding DoxX family protein has translation MSTHLHRAQPYALALFRIVVGLLFACHGAASLFGVLGGARGGGSIPAGTWPGWYAAVIQLIGGVLVALGLGTRIAALISSGSMAYAYFSVHQSGGLFPLQNGGEPSAVYSWVFLLLVFTGPGAFALDRLFTSRPPNRQDRNHTTEQSSPVAV, from the coding sequence ATGTCCACACACCTGCATCGGGCCCAGCCCTATGCCCTCGCGCTCTTCCGAATCGTCGTCGGCCTGCTCTTCGCCTGCCACGGTGCCGCCTCGCTCTTCGGCGTGCTCGGCGGCGCCAGGGGCGGTGGTTCCATACCCGCCGGCACCTGGCCCGGCTGGTACGCCGCGGTGATCCAGCTCATCGGCGGCGTCCTCGTGGCCCTGGGTCTCGGCACCCGGATCGCCGCCCTGATCTCCTCCGGCTCCATGGCGTACGCCTACTTCAGCGTCCACCAGTCGGGAGGACTCTTCCCCTTGCAGAACGGCGGCGAACCCTCCGCCGTCTACTCCTGGGTGTTCCTCCTGCTCGTCTTCACCGGCCCCGGGGCCTTCGCCCTGGACCGGCTGTTCACCTCCCGGCCCCCCAACCGGCAGGACCGGAACCACACGACGGAACAGAGCTCCCCGGTCGCCGTCTGA
- a CDS encoding DedA family protein — translation MLESVGALTGSPWIYAVVALSVLLDVFLPVLPSGVLVITAATAAAAGTTGVAADAAGAARQVTEVPSLLALLLCAATASVLGDLAAYRLARHGGERLDRAIARSRRLTSAQERLGAALSRGGGVLVVIARFAPAGRSVVSLGAGASQRKVKEFLPWSAVAGLAWAGYSVGLGYFGAQWLGASWLGTAISVLALFVAGSFAALLMRRPAAAAAAAAASVPTAS, via the coding sequence GTGCTGGAGAGTGTGGGCGCGCTGACCGGCAGCCCATGGATCTACGCCGTGGTCGCCCTGTCGGTGCTGCTGGACGTCTTCCTCCCCGTACTGCCCAGCGGCGTGCTGGTGATCACCGCCGCCACGGCCGCGGCCGCGGGCACCACCGGCGTCGCCGCCGACGCGGCCGGCGCCGCCCGCCAGGTCACCGAGGTCCCCTCCCTGCTGGCCCTCCTCCTGTGCGCGGCCACCGCGTCGGTGCTCGGCGACCTGGCCGCCTACCGGCTGGCCCGGCACGGCGGCGAGCGGCTGGACCGGGCCATCGCCCGCTCCCGCCGCCTCACCTCGGCGCAGGAACGTCTCGGCGCCGCCCTGAGCCGGGGCGGCGGCGTCCTCGTCGTCATCGCGCGCTTCGCACCCGCCGGGCGCTCGGTCGTCTCGCTCGGCGCGGGCGCCTCGCAGCGCAAGGTGAAGGAATTCCTGCCGTGGTCGGCCGTCGCCGGCCTGGCCTGGGCGGGCTACAGCGTGGGCCTCGGCTACTTCGGCGCGCAATGGCTGGGCGCGAGCTGGCTGGGCACGGCGATCTCGGTCCTCGCCCTGTTCGTCGCGGGCTCCTTCGCCGCGCTCCTCATGCGGCGCCCGGCGGCGGCCGCCGCCGCTGCCGCCGCCTCGGTCCCTACGGCGTCCTGA
- a CDS encoding DUF2277 domain-containing protein, translated as MCRSIKTLRPPALPEEATEEDIRAAALQFVRKVSGFRAPAAHNREVFDRAVDEIAEATARLLDGLEIHGGGVRTP; from the coding sequence ATGTGCCGCAGTATCAAGACGCTCCGACCGCCCGCCCTCCCCGAAGAGGCCACCGAGGAGGACATCCGCGCCGCCGCCCTGCAGTTCGTCCGCAAGGTGTCGGGCTTCCGCGCCCCGGCCGCGCACAACAGGGAAGTCTTCGACCGCGCCGTCGACGAGATCGCCGAGGCGACCGCCCGGCTGCTGGACGGCCTGGAAATACACGGTGGTGGTGTCAGGACGCCGTAG
- a CDS encoding DUF7144 family membrane protein, translated as MAHTAPPPGTPSSPQPPAGPGSPGPGGGSGSGSGPDISPWAAGGIMFAGVLLMVDGVLGAIKGIAGIASNDVYARIDDYVFKFNATSWGWIHLVLGVVIAVVGWGILRGSPWARGAGVGLAALNMIANFMWLPYQPVWAVVSLAIDTFVIWALCTGRTKPVV; from the coding sequence ATGGCACACACCGCGCCCCCGCCGGGCACCCCCTCCTCGCCCCAGCCGCCCGCCGGTCCGGGGTCGCCCGGCCCGGGCGGCGGTTCGGGTTCCGGTTCCGGGCCCGACATCAGTCCCTGGGCGGCCGGCGGGATCATGTTCGCCGGTGTGCTGCTGATGGTCGACGGGGTGCTCGGGGCGATCAAGGGCATCGCCGGAATCGCCTCGAACGACGTCTACGCGCGGATCGACGACTATGTCTTCAAGTTCAACGCGACGTCCTGGGGGTGGATCCACCTCGTCCTCGGCGTCGTCATCGCCGTGGTCGGCTGGGGCATCCTGCGGGGCTCACCCTGGGCGCGCGGGGCCGGTGTGGGGCTGGCGGCGCTCAACATGATCGCCAACTTCATGTGGCTGCCCTACCAGCCGGTCTGGGCCGTCGTCTCGCTCGCCATCGACACCTTCGTGATCTGGGCGCTGTGCACGGGACGCACCAAGCCGGTCGTCTGA
- a CDS encoding MFS transporter, translating to MHPASHTPGHRTSRPSLRRDPDFLRLWAGQTASQFGAQAIQVVLPLVAVVSLHADAGELGVLRAVEQAPILLLSLLAGAWVDRRHTRTVMVAADIGRALALAAVPVAYLLGVLGLPALLVAAALTGVGSVFFDVAYQASLVRLVDRGRLMRGNSALEGSRSAAQIGGPALGGALVSVFAPPLAVVTGAVLFALSSLSICRIRRRERVPAPFEGRPRVLREIGEGLRFVARHPALRAVGLASALFQFSLAALMTVYLLFLPRELGLSGAEVGLALAATGPGAVLGSLLAAKLPERLGYGPVLVGAAVLADGVMLGVPALPGAGALVLPALMAVNFLFGTFGQLVNVTVMSVRQAVTPVRIQARVVATINFAGMGLTPFGSLLGGFLATAWGLRTSLLLTAVALALSPAFMALSPLSRLGRHLPAAEPGQSAGGPAYAGE from the coding sequence GTGCATCCCGCTTCCCACACCCCCGGCCACCGCACCTCCCGCCCCTCCCTCCGGCGGGACCCGGACTTCCTGCGCCTGTGGGCGGGCCAGACCGCGTCCCAGTTCGGCGCGCAGGCCATCCAGGTCGTCCTTCCGCTCGTCGCCGTCGTCTCCCTGCACGCCGACGCGGGCGAGCTGGGCGTTCTGCGCGCGGTGGAGCAGGCGCCGATCCTGCTGCTCTCGCTGCTCGCGGGCGCGTGGGTCGACCGCCGGCACACCCGCACAGTGATGGTCGCGGCGGACATCGGCCGCGCACTGGCCCTGGCGGCGGTCCCCGTGGCGTATCTGCTCGGCGTGCTCGGGCTGCCCGCGCTGCTCGTGGCCGCCGCGCTGACCGGCGTGGGCAGCGTGTTCTTCGACGTGGCGTACCAGGCTTCGCTGGTCCGGCTGGTGGACCGCGGCCGGCTGATGCGGGGCAACAGCGCCCTGGAGGGCAGCAGGTCGGCGGCGCAGATCGGCGGCCCGGCGCTGGGCGGCGCGCTGGTGTCGGTGTTCGCGCCTCCCCTGGCCGTCGTCACCGGCGCGGTCCTCTTCGCGCTGTCCTCCCTGTCGATCTGCCGCATCCGCCGCCGTGAACGTGTTCCCGCGCCCTTCGAAGGCCGCCCCCGGGTCCTGCGGGAGATCGGGGAGGGCCTCCGCTTCGTGGCCCGGCATCCGGCGCTGCGTGCGGTGGGACTGGCTTCGGCCCTCTTCCAGTTCTCGCTGGCCGCCCTGATGACCGTCTACCTGCTCTTCCTCCCGCGCGAACTCGGCCTGTCGGGCGCGGAGGTGGGCCTCGCGCTCGCGGCGACCGGCCCGGGGGCGGTGCTGGGTTCGCTGCTGGCCGCGAAACTGCCGGAACGGCTGGGTTACGGGCCCGTGCTGGTGGGCGCGGCGGTCCTCGCGGACGGCGTGATGCTCGGCGTACCGGCACTGCCCGGCGCGGGCGCCCTCGTCCTGCCCGCGCTCATGGCCGTCAACTTCCTCTTCGGTACGTTCGGCCAGCTGGTCAACGTCACGGTGATGTCGGTACGGCAGGCCGTCACCCCGGTCCGCATCCAGGCCCGGGTGGTGGCGACGATCAACTTCGCGGGCATGGGCCTCACGCCGTTCGGTTCGCTGCTGGGCGGCTTCCTGGCCACGGCGTGGGGCCTGCGTACGAGCCTGCTGCTCACCGCCGTGGCGCTCGCCCTCTCCCCGGCGTTCATGGCGCTCTCCCCCTTGTCCCGCCTGGGCAGACACCTCCCGGCCGCTGAACCGGGGCAGTCGGCCGGGGGACCGGCATATGCCGGTGAGTGA
- a CDS encoding MFS transporter: protein MRLPVFRRFLLANLISATGSAMAPVALAFAVIGQGGGAWSLGVVLTANTVPSLLFLLVGGVLADRVSRSRLLFLGNLGAGAAQAVVAVLVATGAATTLAISVCACASGAASAFTTPAARGIVSRLVPVEQLQQANALVRVPRNAVKVIGPVVGGFVVALAGPAWALGWDAATFVAAALLMAGLRLAGSAAPGGPRGGLLVDLRVGWAGFRSRAWLWSYTLSGTAVVAAWLAGYQLLGPLVADRSYSGAGSWGLVQGAFATGLLAGTAVCLLWKPQRLILVCVITSSGLFLPLAAMGLGLPLRWVLGAAAVAGAGMDVAIVAWSTAMQQQVPDEELGRLNAFNSLGEQIAIPAGYLAVGVATAYWSTRTVLLVCASVIVFAGLANACVRDVRRIRRV from the coding sequence TTGCGGCTGCCCGTCTTCCGGCGCTTCCTGCTCGCGAACCTGATCTCGGCGACCGGCTCGGCGATGGCCCCCGTGGCGCTGGCCTTCGCGGTGATCGGGCAGGGCGGGGGAGCGTGGTCGCTCGGGGTCGTGCTCACCGCCAACACCGTGCCGAGCCTGCTCTTTCTCCTGGTGGGAGGGGTCCTGGCGGACCGGGTCTCGCGCAGCCGCCTCCTCTTCCTCGGGAACCTCGGGGCGGGGGCCGCGCAGGCGGTCGTCGCCGTGCTCGTCGCGACGGGGGCGGCGACCACCCTCGCGATCAGCGTGTGCGCGTGCGCCTCGGGAGCGGCCTCCGCCTTCACCACGCCGGCCGCCCGGGGCATCGTGTCCCGGCTCGTGCCCGTGGAGCAGCTCCAGCAGGCCAACGCGCTGGTCCGGGTGCCCCGTAACGCCGTCAAGGTCATCGGTCCGGTCGTCGGCGGGTTCGTCGTCGCGCTGGCCGGGCCGGCCTGGGCGCTCGGGTGGGACGCGGCCACGTTCGTCGCCGCCGCGCTCCTGATGGCCGGGCTGCGGCTCGCGGGTTCCGCGGCTCCCGGGGGCCCTCGCGGCGGTCTGCTGGTCGACCTGAGGGTCGGGTGGGCCGGGTTCCGGTCCCGGGCCTGGCTGTGGAGCTACACGCTGTCCGGGACCGCTGTCGTGGCCGCCTGGCTGGCCGGCTACCAGCTGCTCGGGCCGCTCGTGGCGGACCGCAGTTACTCGGGTGCCGGTTCCTGGGGGCTGGTGCAGGGGGCCTTCGCCACCGGGCTGCTGGCGGGGACGGCCGTCTGTCTGCTGTGGAAGCCGCAGCGCCTCATCCTGGTCTGCGTCATCACCAGCTCCGGGCTCTTCCTGCCGCTGGCCGCCATGGGTCTGGGGCTGCCGCTGCGCTGGGTGCTGGGCGCCGCGGCCGTTGCCGGGGCGGGGATGGACGTTGCGATCGTCGCCTGGTCCACCGCCATGCAACAGCAGGTGCCCGACGAGGAGTTGGGGCGGCTCAACGCCTTCAACTCCCTGGGGGAGCAGATCGCCATCCCTGCCGGGTACCTCGCGGTGGGGGTGGCCACCGCGTACTGGAGCACCCGGACTGTCCTGCTGGTCTGCGCGTCCGTCATCGTCTTCGCCGGGCTCGCCAACGCCTGCGTACGCGATGTGCGCCGGATCAGGAGGGTCTGA
- a CDS encoding class I SAM-dependent methyltransferase: MTHSTPGHTSPTATYDRIGTGYRDIRRPDPRLAALIHEALAGARTVVNVGAGTGSYEPGARTARVTAVDPSQVMLDQHPGGWKVLASAENLPFPAGAFDAAMAVMTVHHWPDLRRGLTELRRVSHRQLVFTWDPRHAEELWLINEYLPEIRHLEHARFTPLSTVAKALGAHTVVPFPIPHDFTDGFQIAYWRRPESYLDPMIRRASSTFAQLPASVVEPAIARLHKDLASGTWHTRHADLLTRDSVDYGYRLLIAG; encoded by the coding sequence ATGACGCATTCCACACCAGGACACACCTCACCCACCGCGACGTACGACCGCATCGGCACGGGCTACCGCGACATCCGCCGCCCGGACCCCCGTCTCGCCGCCCTGATCCACGAGGCGCTGGCCGGAGCCCGCACGGTCGTCAACGTCGGCGCGGGGACCGGCTCCTACGAACCCGGCGCGAGGACCGCGCGGGTCACCGCGGTCGATCCGTCACAGGTCATGCTCGACCAGCACCCGGGCGGCTGGAAGGTCCTGGCGAGCGCGGAGAACCTGCCGTTCCCCGCCGGGGCGTTCGACGCCGCGATGGCGGTGATGACGGTGCACCACTGGCCCGACCTGCGACGGGGCCTGACCGAGCTGCGACGCGTATCGCACCGGCAACTGGTCTTCACCTGGGACCCGCGGCACGCGGAGGAGCTGTGGCTGATCAACGAGTACCTCCCGGAGATCCGCCACCTCGAACACGCCCGCTTCACCCCGCTGTCCACGGTGGCAAAGGCCCTGGGCGCCCACACCGTGGTCCCGTTCCCCATCCCGCACGACTTCACGGACGGCTTCCAGATCGCGTACTGGCGCCGCCCGGAGTCCTACCTCGACCCGATGATCCGCCGCGCGAGCTCCACGTTCGCCCAGCTCCCCGCATCGGTGGTCGAACCGGCGATCGCCCGGCTCCACAAGGACCTGGCATCGGGCACCTGGCACACCCGCCACGCGGACCTGCTCACGCGCGATTCCGTGGACTACGGCTACCGCTTGCTGATCGCGGGCTGA
- a CDS encoding HNH endonuclease, protein MRKGAISRDGVLKALLEYDELGRDLFLTKYGYKPATGYLLLHEERTYDSKAIAGVAHKFDQGRALKPEELSGGRSHAARWLARLGFTIRSSRSPDWTRDEIILACELAMANGWKRLEFNDPRVVELSALLQTMPIHPEELRNELFRNPNGVARKTVDITSRHPAYTGKPTNGNALDVEVMNDFLARPAEMSEVARRIRQGLGAGDLQDLPAAAEEEDDYSAPEGRLLLRRHLSRERNKGLRKRKIDGVLRQGGQLACEACGFDFEEIYGDRGKGYIECHHVIPLHKAGEGRTKLSDLALICANCHRMIHRRAPWPTPGELRASMEQRHAADRRAAEVLGRPRSSADVQVVPEP, encoded by the coding sequence ATGCGCAAAGGGGCGATCAGCCGAGACGGTGTCCTCAAGGCTCTGTTGGAGTACGACGAGCTGGGGCGAGACCTGTTTTTGACCAAGTACGGATACAAGCCCGCCACCGGGTATCTCCTCCTGCACGAGGAACGGACGTACGACTCGAAAGCCATTGCCGGTGTGGCGCACAAATTTGATCAAGGCCGAGCGTTGAAACCGGAGGAGCTGAGCGGGGGAAGGTCCCACGCAGCCCGGTGGCTGGCCAGGCTCGGCTTCACCATCCGTTCGTCCCGCAGCCCGGACTGGACGCGCGACGAGATCATTCTCGCCTGCGAGTTGGCCATGGCCAACGGGTGGAAGCGACTGGAGTTCAACGACCCTCGTGTGGTCGAGCTTTCCGCGTTGCTTCAGACCATGCCGATCCATCCCGAGGAACTACGCAACGAGCTGTTCCGGAACCCCAACGGCGTCGCGCGCAAGACCGTTGACATCACCTCCCGGCACCCTGCGTACACAGGTAAACCGACCAACGGCAACGCGCTGGATGTCGAAGTCATGAACGACTTCCTGGCCCGACCGGCTGAGATGTCGGAGGTGGCACGGCGCATTCGGCAAGGCCTTGGCGCTGGAGACCTCCAGGACCTGCCTGCTGCGGCCGAGGAGGAGGACGATTACAGCGCGCCGGAGGGCAGGCTGCTGCTACGCCGCCACCTGAGCCGTGAGCGGAACAAGGGGTTGCGCAAGAGGAAGATCGACGGTGTGCTGCGCCAGGGAGGACAACTTGCCTGCGAGGCGTGCGGCTTCGACTTCGAGGAGATCTACGGGGATCGGGGCAAGGGGTACATCGAGTGCCACCACGTCATCCCACTGCACAAGGCCGGTGAAGGCCGGACCAAGCTCAGTGACCTTGCCCTCATATGTGCCAACTGCCATCGTATGATCCACCGGCGGGCGCCGTGGCCGACACCGGGGGAGCTGCGGGCTTCCATGGAGCAGCGGCACGCAGCGGACAGGCGTGCAGCCGAGGTTCTGGGGCGACCACGCAGTTCGGCTGACGTGCAGGTGGTTCCGGAGCCGTGA
- a CDS encoding PH domain-containing protein, protein MDDQGGDSVSVWRIGGPALVVGYAIPTVVGVSALTSWAGWVSSPGVDAARTAGLWTGLTAGIALFLWWAVLRVRLEVGPAGIVAVNPWGTHRLALNEVASVRLGAWGAEFHHGDGFKTTAYALSEMAAGTSQDQRFAELLAVLQSNPDFAPRA, encoded by the coding sequence ATGGACGACCAGGGTGGGGACTCGGTGTCGGTCTGGCGTATTGGCGGACCGGCTCTCGTGGTGGGCTATGCCATCCCGACGGTTGTGGGGGTGAGTGCTCTCACCAGTTGGGCCGGGTGGGTTTCCTCGCCGGGAGTGGACGCGGCACGGACGGCCGGGCTGTGGACGGGACTGACCGCCGGCATCGCGTTGTTCCTCTGGTGGGCTGTTCTCAGAGTCCGCCTCGAAGTCGGTCCTGCCGGGATCGTGGCGGTCAATCCGTGGGGCACTCACCGACTGGCGCTGAATGAGGTGGCTTCGGTGCGGCTCGGTGCGTGGGGCGCGGAGTTCCACCACGGAGACGGGTTCAAGACCACGGCGTACGCGCTGAGCGAGATGGCCGCCGGGACATCTCAGGACCAGCGCTTCGCGGAGTTGCTGGCTGTTCTTCAGTCGAACCCTGACTTCGCGCCGAGAGCCTGA
- a CDS encoding DUF4240 domain-containing protein translates to MTWADFWALTATLNGEATEANCRRLAKELSRRPLPDIIGFAERHAEALYRLDQEKFGSLPVADMTDDKGEPFPQSGDSFLYARCAVVAAGRDVWESAFSDAGAFAPYTSTGYDGERLLYVPDEAYELATGKEWDRATRYCFESFSNKDGWPHLRG, encoded by the coding sequence ATGACATGGGCCGACTTCTGGGCGCTGACAGCCACCCTGAACGGCGAAGCCACCGAAGCCAACTGCCGCCGCCTCGCCAAGGAGCTGAGCCGCCGGCCCCTCCCCGACATCATCGGCTTCGCGGAGCGCCACGCCGAAGCTCTCTACCGCCTGGACCAGGAGAAGTTCGGATCACTGCCCGTCGCCGACATGACTGACGACAAGGGCGAGCCCTTCCCGCAGTCGGGCGACTCGTTCCTCTACGCACGGTGCGCGGTGGTGGCCGCGGGCCGGGACGTCTGGGAGAGCGCGTTCTCCGACGCCGGCGCTTTCGCCCCGTACACCTCGACCGGGTACGACGGTGAGCGACTGCTGTACGTACCGGACGAGGCGTACGAGCTGGCCACGGGAAAGGAGTGGGACCGCGCGACCCGGTACTGCTTCGAGTCCTTCTCCAACAAGGACGGCTGGCCGCACCTGCGAGGCTGA
- a CDS encoding phosphotransferase family protein has product MEERLGAGQRIAGVERLRGGWTSEMRRLCIEGPGGSGHLVLRSFVKPFYVRHADGLLSREAEILRLLGATDVPAAALVDVDATATDCDHPSLLMTLLPGAVRLDDRGAERRADLLAEQLVRIHRVEVSADTRPRAWQAWTSPERVTPPQQTARPELWQRAVDVIRQDPPAFRPCFLHRDFHPGNVLFEGERDDARVSGVVDWVETSWGPADLDVAHCSTALALLHGVSLGMTFADRYAAAGGRLAERDAAHLYWRVIDALAFAPDAEKVAVPWRELGRTDLTPVLLSSRLEDYLRALFDRYA; this is encoded by the coding sequence GTGGAGGAGCGACTTGGTGCCGGGCAGCGGATAGCGGGGGTCGAGCGTCTGCGTGGCGGCTGGACCTCGGAGATGCGCAGACTTTGTATCGAGGGGCCGGGGGGCAGCGGGCACCTGGTGTTGCGGTCCTTCGTGAAGCCCTTCTACGTGCGGCACGCGGACGGTCTGTTGTCCCGTGAAGCCGAGATCCTGCGCCTCCTCGGGGCAACGGACGTACCCGCGGCCGCGCTTGTGGACGTGGACGCGACCGCGACGGACTGCGACCACCCGTCTCTCCTGATGACGTTGCTGCCCGGGGCGGTTCGGCTGGACGACCGAGGCGCCGAGCGCCGGGCGGACCTGTTGGCCGAGCAGCTGGTGCGCATCCACCGGGTGGAGGTCTCCGCCGACACGAGGCCGCGTGCCTGGCAGGCGTGGACGTCGCCGGAGCGGGTGACGCCCCCGCAGCAGACGGCGCGGCCCGAGCTGTGGCAGCGGGCCGTGGATGTCATCCGGCAGGATCCGCCCGCCTTCCGCCCCTGTTTCCTGCATCGGGACTTCCATCCGGGCAATGTCCTCTTCGAGGGCGAGCGCGACGATGCCCGCGTCAGTGGTGTCGTCGACTGGGTGGAGACCTCCTGGGGGCCGGCCGACCTCGACGTGGCCCACTGCTCGACGGCTCTGGCTCTGCTCCACGGCGTTTCCCTCGGGATGACCTTCGCCGATCGGTACGCCGCCGCGGGCGGGCGCCTCGCCGAGCGGGACGCGGCGCACCTCTACTGGCGGGTCATCGACGCCCTGGCATTCGCCCCGGACGCGGAGAAGGTCGCCGTCCCTTGGCGCGAACTCGGCCGCACGGACCTGACTCCCGTCCTTCTGAGCAGCCGACTTGAGGATTACCTCCGGGCTCTGTTCGACCGCTACGCGTAG